In the genome of Candidatus Electrothrix rattekaaiensis, the window CAAGAATAACAGGCAGCTGGGCAACGGAAACCGGAAGATGCATGATAAATTCAGTCCCTTGCCCTCGTTCAGAAACGAGTTCAATTGAACCGTTCAACTGGTCAATCGCATCACGAACAACATCCATACCAACACCGCGACCGGCAATATTGGTTATTGAGCCGGTACTGGAAAAACCGTGCCTGAAGATCAGTTCGGCCAGTTCACTGTCGCTCATCAAGTTAACCCGATCATTCGGGTATAACTTCATACCCTTAAGCCGTATTGCCTCGTAATCCAGTCCTTTTCCGTTATCACTGACCCTGAGAGTACATTGCCCCCCTTTTCTTATCGCGCGAATAGTGACGGAGAGTGAATTCCAGTTGGCCTTTTCAGACAAACTTCCGCCATGGGCCACAGCATTACGAAGAATATGCATGAGCGGATCCGCCATAACATCCCAGACTCGGGTATCCATCATAATGGATTCGCCTTCAATGGTTAATCGCGCCGGATGCCCGGTTGTTCGCTCAGCTTCCCGGACAGTCCTGTGCATCCTGCTTGAAAGGGTTGAGAGAGGCGTCATACGGACGCCCATCATTCTATTCTGCAATTCCTTGAGAACCATACCCTGTCGCTCAACAGTCTTCTGCCAAATAACATTGTCCAAGGCATTCTGAGCCATGATAGAATCAAGGTCACTGACCGCCTCACTCAAGGAACGAATCAGGATATTTAACTCCGAGTATCTATCCATCTCCAGAGGATCAAAGTCTTCAGCAATACCAGAATGTTGCAATTCATCACGACTGCCAAGATGGGGAATTGAAGCCAGTTCGTAACCCGCCTCTAAGCTAGAGTTGATATTTTTCAGACGCTGGAGGATCATGTCGAGCTCTTTCATCGTCCCGGCCGTGGCATCCATAGAATCTTCAAAACTGCTCAGATTAATGACCATGTCGCCGCTCAGGCCGACCATTTGGTCAATCCTATTCACATCTACGCGCAAGGTTGCGGCCTTCTTGGCTTGACCTTGCTGGCGAGGAGGGGTTTTTCCCTTTTTCTCAACTACATGTTCAGACGAGAGAGACAAGCTTGCATCCGGTAAAATCTCCTCTTTTATATCATGAACAGAAGATTCCCCGACGTTATCTGCTGTAATCTTGCTAAATTTCTCCAGATTTTTTTGCTGATCAGCATAAACAGAACAATTCGGATCCTCGACAAGCCGAACAAGAATATCTGCTCCTTCCTGCATTGCCTTGATAACTTCAGGCTCTATGGTTTGTGCCTCATCATGCAACCAATCAAGAAAATCCTCGAAATCATGGCCCCAAGCCGCAATCTGTTCAATACCGATGACTGCGGACGCTCCTTTAAGGGTGTGTACTGAACGTCGGATAGAGTGTAGCGATTCTCGCTTAAGATCTGTGACTTCCGTCGCACCGGAAACCGTCATGCCGAGATGATTCAGCTGTCGATCGATATTGTCGAGATGCTCTTCTGCTTCCTCATGGAAACATTGGAGAAGCTCTGCATCAACATCCTCTCCCAATTCCTGCCCAATTGATTTTGCTGCTTCAGGTAACGAGTCAACAGCATTATCTGCACTGCTTTCAGAAAAATCGCCTATCTCATCATCGGATGCATCAACCGGCAATTCATCAAAGAAATTATCAGCTGTATCTCCGGTCTTCAGCCTTGTATCTTCGCCGACAATGAATTCTCCAGGCTCTCCTTCTTCCTTATGAAGGATATCTTGACCTGATACTTCCTCCAGATCGTCTTGACCAGAAGCATCTTCCTCCTTCTGATCTCTTGCAATTATTTCCTTGAAAACTAGGTTTACGTCTTTTTTTCTCTGCTCAACAGGACAGGCCGGATTTTCGGCAAGTTCTGCCAGCAAATCAGCACCTTCACGGAGTGAAATAATGATGTGTGTATCCAGCTTTTTCGCATCATCATGCAGCCAATCAAGAAAATCCTCGAAATCATGGCCCCAAGCTGCAATCTGTTCAATACCAATGACTGCGGCTGCGCCTTTGAGGGTATGCACGGAACGACGGAGGGAATGAAGCGTCTCCCGAGTAGTTGAATTCAGCTCCACTGGTGCGGTAATCTGAACACCGAGTCGATTCAGGCAGGCATCGATGTTCTCCAGATGTTCCTCTGTTTCCTCACGAAAGCATTCCAAGAGTTCCGGGTCAATCGCTTCAGCAGTGAATTCATGTTGTTCTCTTTCTTCTCTTCCTAATGTATCAACAGAAACAAAGGAATCTTCCTCTTCGTCCGCATTCTGAAAAAGAAGCTCGCCTCCCCTTGCCTCTTCAACTGGTGAAACAGGTATTTCATCAAACAAGATCCCAACACCTGTCTCATCCGATCCTTCACTCTCGTCCTCAGCAAACAAATCAGTTGTACTGTCTTGGCTCAGTTCTAAAAAATGCTCCGCCTCATCAGTCTCACTGACCTCCGAATCAGAGAAAAAAGCCTCTGTAATCGCAGTAAATTTTCTTGTAATTCGTCGATGTTCCTTCTCGGTAGGCCGTGTTGGCTCCTCAGCAAGGGACGCCAAGAGGTCTGCTCCGTCCCGGAGCGCGGCAAGAGTGGTAGGATCCAACCTTCCCGCCTCATCATGCAACCAATCAAGAAAATCTTCAAAATCATGGCCCCAAGCTGCTACCTGTTCAATACCTATAACAGCTGCGGCTCCCTTGAGAGTATGCACAGAACGACGAAGGGAGTGAAGTGTCTCTTGAGTAGAAGGGGTGAGTTCAGCTGAGTCGGAGATCTGGTCATCAAGACTATTCAAGCAGCTGTCGATATTTTCCAGATGTTCTTCTGTTTCCTCACGAAAGCATTCCAGCAGTTCCGGGTCAATTGCTTCAGCCTCAATATTCCCCTGCACTGCGTGCTCTATTTTGACAGAGGCGATACTCTCTTCAGACGACTCAGGATGTTCAGTAACAGCAAAACCGAACAAATCTTCCTCCTCTTCTTCCTCAACATCCTGAAAGAAAAGATCGTCTTCCACATTTTCCTTAGCCTGTGAAACAGATGAGGCAATCTCGTCCAAAAAGCTGTCAGCTTCTCCCAATTCTTCACTGTCGCCCTCAGCAAAAAAATCAGCAGTACTGTCTTCACTCAAGTCTA includes:
- a CDS encoding Hpt domain-containing protein; amino-acid sequence: MNSSVGSEIVTGFIGEVEGYLPDMSRCLQTLQEDRTHRPSLAELHRITHTIKGAAAMVGLDDLSGIGEILEKVMENVLGASLVLDDETITLLGDATQRIDSYCMMQRAGRPDDGQLFQKTVAEIEEKICKSTVGSDELERSSEDFNPETILFQEDGEEENSSEADMEDELLFQDIEEEEEEGDDDDLFGSAVTEFSETPEEILGFGGIEQTEQTGQEDVEAEEIDPELLQCFSEETDEHLENIDSCLNSLDDQITDSVALTPFTQETLHSLRRSVHTLKGAAAVIGIEQVAAWGHDFEDFLDWLHDEARRLDPAAVAALRDGADLLASLAEEPTRPAEKEKQRIIAKFTGITEAYSLGTAASGGDKVEDTGSSLVFDEAENALDLSEDSTADFFAEGDSEELGEADSFLDEIASSVSQAKENVEDDLFFQDVEEEEEEDLFGFAVTEHPESSEESIASVKIEHAVQGNIEAEAIDPELLECFREETEEHLENIDSCLNSLDDQISDSAELTPSTQETLHSLRRSVHTLKGAAAVIGIEQVAAWGHDFEDFLDWLHDEAGRLDPTTLAALRDGADLLASLAEEPTRPTEKEHRRITRKFTAITEAFFSDSEVSETDEAEHFLELSQDSTTDLFAEDESEGSDETGVGILFDEIPVSPVEEARGGELLFQNADEEEDSFVSVDTLGREEREQHEFTAEAIDPELLECFREETEEHLENIDACLNRLGVQITAPVELNSTTRETLHSLRRSVHTLKGAAAVIGIEQIAAWGHDFEDFLDWLHDDAKKLDTHIIISLREGADLLAELAENPACPVEQRKKDVNLVFKEIIARDQKEEDASGQDDLEEVSGQDILHKEEGEPGEFIVGEDTRLKTGDTADNFFDELPVDASDDEIGDFSESSADNAVDSLPEAAKSIGQELGEDVDAELLQCFHEEAEEHLDNIDRQLNHLGMTVSGATEVTDLKRESLHSIRRSVHTLKGASAVIGIEQIAAWGHDFEDFLDWLHDEAQTIEPEVIKAMQEGADILVRLVEDPNCSVYADQQKNLEKFSKITADNVGESSVHDIKEEILPDASLSLSSEHVVEKKGKTPPRQQGQAKKAATLRVDVNRIDQMVGLSGDMVINLSSFEDSMDATAGTMKELDMILQRLKNINSSLEAGYELASIPHLGSRDELQHSGIAEDFDPLEMDRYSELNILIRSLSEAVSDLDSIMAQNALDNVIWQKTVERQGMVLKELQNRMMGVRMTPLSTLSSRMHRTVREAERTTGHPARLTIEGESIMMDTRVWDVMADPLMHILRNAVAHGGSLSEKANWNSLSVTIRAIRKGGQCTLRVSDNGKGLDYEAIRLKGMKLYPNDRVNLMSDSELAELIFRHGFSSTGSITNIAGRGVGMDVVRDAIDQLNGSIELVSERGQGTEFIMHLPVSVAQLPVILARFGVQIYAIPMHDVASIARATPEEKKGREYTFDGESVPLLHPAKVPGFDASVGYVRKNLTEDDQAILIVHAGRKRAAVLCEQLIGKRDVVFKDLGTHLQNVPCISGVTIMGNGDLIPILQVEEVLQKWSSVIKRQGEGPSVRPVKERGPLRILVVDDSISVRKVVSNFIVQQGWIPVAARNGIEAVEKIREEKPDVVLLDVEMPRMNGFEVLQTLQAQPELRGLPVAMLTSRSADKYQKKARELGARGFMTKPFKAEEVIGFILKVTADE